The following are from one region of the Papaver somniferum cultivar HN1 unplaced genomic scaffold, ASM357369v1 unplaced-scaffold_132, whole genome shotgun sequence genome:
- the LOC113332846 gene encoding uncharacterized protein LOC113332846, which translates to MLPQKTILLAPLLKDSVELDLNAGRQACSSSWFSNEFEFNVHFPSFTAYESGEDEYQLGIQECKNCIIGRLVLPKVSSPIKITEIHSKLQTLWNLKPGVISPLGKGFFCFKFSCDEDMIYVRSSGADFNPYNQNQRLDQVWVRIYDLGFEYWRSKNLFEIASAFGDPLYIDNATLTRRFGLYAQVMVEVYLSKPPLTEVLVKRKDYEFFASVAYEKFPHYCAFFKTIRQTQNEYKKKISKEASSDKGERHQKKQVYAPKKTNALEQAMMIML; encoded by the exons ATGCTGCCTCAAAAAACAATATTGCTCGCTCCTTTGCTAAAAGACTCTGTTGAACTTGATCTCAATGCAGGCCGTCaagcttgttcttcttcttggttTTCAAATGAGTTTGAATTCAATGTTCACTTTCCATCTTTCACTGCTTATGAATCTGGAG AGGATGAATATCAATTGGGTATTCAAGAGTGCAAAAACTGCATTATTGGTCGTCTGGTTTTACCTAAGGTCTCATCACCTATCAAGATTACAGAGATTCATTCAAAGCTACAGACTCTTTGGAATCTTAAGCCTGGGGTTATTTCTCCTCTAGGTAAGGGTTTCTTTTGCTTCAAGTTTTCCTGTGATGAAGATATGATCTATGTCCGGTCTTCTGGTGCAG ATTTTAATCCTTATAATCAAAACCAGAGGTTAGATCAAGTCTGGGTTAGGATTTATGATCTTGGTTTTGAATACTGGAGATCGAAAAATTTGTTTGAGATTGCTAGTGCCTTTGGTGATCCTCTTTACATTGATAATGCCACATTAACTAGAAGATTTGGTCTGTATGCTCAAGTTATGGTGGAGGTTTATCTCTCAAAACCGCCTCTTACTGAAGTGCTTGTAAAACGCAAAGATTACGAATTCTTTGCTTCTGTTGCCTATGAAAAATTTCCTCATTATTGTGCATTTTTCAAAACTATTAGGCAAACTCAAAATGAATATAAAAAGAAGATTAGTAAAGAAGCTTCTTCAGATAAAGGAGAAAGACATCAGAAAAAACAAGTGTACGCTCctaagaaaacaaatgctctagAACAAgcaatgatgataatgttatga
- the LOC113332845 gene encoding uncharacterized protein LOC113332845, giving the protein MGYKYAEMTPATYNVHGFNRAVTKPKGEIVTRILLGEVETKITLCVIDIESPYNMLLGRPWVHGLKVVASTLHQCIRFPIPSGIGEIRGDIKAANTCNQIDVRNYEGRAKKRKDRWRKAKEQRKEEEFLIYMIRKRNTR; this is encoded by the coding sequence ATGGGATATAAATATGCAGAAATGACACCTGCAAcctataatgttcatggattCAATAGAGCAGTTACAAAGCCAAAGGGAGAAATCGTGACGCGAATATTACTGGGAGAGGTTGAAACAAAGATAACGCTATGTGTGATTGACATTGagtcaccatacaacatgttgtTGGGAAGACCATGGGTACATGGATTAAAGGTGGTAGCGTCAACGTTACATCAATGCATCAGGTTTCCAATTCCAAGCggtataggtgaaatcagaggagacatTAAGGCTGCGAATACTTGTAATCAAATAGATGTGcgaaattatgaaggacgagccaaAAAACGAAAGGATCGATGGAGAAAAGCCAAAGAACAAAGGAAAGAGGAAGAATTTCTAATATACATGataaggaaaaggaataccaggTAA